In Balaenoptera ricei isolate mBalRic1 chromosome 4, mBalRic1.hap2, whole genome shotgun sequence, the genomic stretch ACCCTTGTGGTGTCCGTGGTGGGGTTGACCACGTTCCACAGGATGTGCACGTAGTAGACGATCAGGTAGTAGCCGGCGGAGTTGAAGACCCACCAGAGGGACCAGAGGCGCAGCTGCGGCAGCCGCGCGGTGTGGCCCAGCTCGCGGAGCATGTGCGCGAGCGCCGAGTCCCGCCAGGAGGCCAGCAGCTGGCCCGGCTTCCCACCCGTGGGCTGAACTTGGCCCAGGTTCATCCGGTCCAGCTCGGAGGGCGAGGCCCCGGCACAGGCGGGCGCTCCGCGGTTGAAGAAGAGGCTGCGCTTGGGGCGCTTCAGGAAGAGCGTGAGGACCAGGCTGAAGGCGAGGAAAGCCAGCGAGATGTAGTTGAGCGTGGAGAAGGGGATCCTGCCCACCGTGACCAGCAGCTGGCCCAGCACCGAGCTGGTGAAGACGCCCAGCAGCACGGAGGCCCGCGAGTAGCCGGCCATGCGCTGGTAGCAGGCGGGGGGCACCAGTGAGAAGATGTAGGAGGAGTAGGCGATGCGGGCCGCCATGGTGATGCTGAAGAAGAACTCCATGAACTGCATGTGCAGCACAGACGAGCCGAACAGCAGCAGGAGCCACACGGACACGTAGCTCAGGCCCTGCAGCAGCAGCACCGGCTTGTAGCGCAGGTAGTCGGTCAGCAGGAAGACGGGCACCAGCACTGCCAGGTAGGAGTAAGACAGCACCGGCGTGATCTCGTTGGTGACCTGCAGGACAGCAGGCGTGTGACCCCAAGCCTCTGGAGCGCCAGTCGCCCATCACGTCTACCGGACTTGGCCGGGTGCCTGGGAGCCCCACCCGGACCCCACGCACCCCTTTACCGTGGCGCCCCACCAGGACTACGTGGGGAGCGCCGTCCTCCAAAGACGTGCAGCCCGTTAAGACTGTCCAGGGCAGCCAGGGAAATGGAGAAAAGCACAGCCCGACCTCCAGACCGTGCTCTACCCTGACCTCATCCCCCACGGGCGTGCTTCTCAGACAGCAGCTCGGTGCTGACACACGCAGAGAGCTGGTAGGTACGCTGAAAATAATCAGTAACTACATGCTAAGCCATGCTGATCCAGGCTTGTTTGTTTCTAACGAAATAAAAACATGATATGATTTCCCCTTAAGTCTACCAATACAGAAAACAGAGCTGTGACCAATCTACACTCATGCTGGCCGCCAATGAAGGCCTTCAGTGGCCGGTCCCACTCGGTCCCAGGGCACAGGGGATGCAGGAGAGGACTGGGCCCTCAATCCCCCTTTGCCAGGCAAGACTAGGGGCATGCGTCCACAGGAGCCAGGGCTCCCGGCTCCACCAACGGAGCTGCCCGCAGCCTCGGCCATTCAGCTCTCCACTCAAAGAGGGCTGGCCCAGCAGGACGCTCCCTCCTGGGCACACAGGGCAGAGGCCAGAGCCACAGACCCACTTGGGACGACAGCCAGATGTGCCCCTGGCTGCCCAGGAAGGGCCATCCTGGACCCACCTGGGCCCAGCCCCCAGCAAGAGGTCCCAGCTCACAAGAGGCCCAGGTCCCTGGCCTCGGGCCCTCCCTGGGGGATGGACACGGGACGCACCTTGTGCTCAGAGCCTCTCCAAAGGCCCAGGTGGGTTTTCAGCAGGTGGCCCCTCACAGGGGCTGCACCAGACCCCATCTGACACCTCCCAGGGGCTCCAACTGACCCCACCCAGGGATTCCACCTGACCCTGCCCAGGGCCCGGCCATGGCTCAGATCAGCCAGGGCAGCACCAGGTGAGCCTCGGGCCTTGTTGGGCTCTCAGAGGCTTTGGCCTCCCTTGGGTCCTACCTGACTCAGGGCACTAACCTTGACTCAGGCCTGACCACCTGCTAACACCATGGGGCGATCCCTGCGCCAGCCCAGGGGGCCCTCAGCCCTGCAAGGCCAGCAGGCACCAAGGCCCACTTTACAGATGCTACCAAAGACCCAGAGCCAAGCCCAGGCCAGCACGTGGGGCCCAGCCACGCCCACCGCTTAGCGGCCAGCTCCCCTGTGGGTTTCTGCAGCCCTCGAATCTGTCCACCCACGATGTGCCACCTGACCAGCCAGCCCCAGGGCAGTGCTTCCCAGTGTGTGCCCAGGACCCCAGGCTGGCACGCACACCCACCACCTCCAGGGCTCCCCTGCCTGGTGGCCTCCTGCACCACATGCCCACCAGAAGCCATGGCTGACCCCAAAGGCTGTGGTCCCCCAAACACCGAGCACTAATGGCCCCAGGACAGTCCAAGACAGTATTGGTGCAAGTCCGTCCCCGGGGCAGGATGAGTAACCAGCGCTGGTCCCAGAGCCACGGGGGCCGGCTGCAGGGGTCAGAGCCTTGTTTATGGAAAATTCCTGGAACATCAAACCATCTCTCAGTTAGCTGACGAAACCTCTTGGCAGATGGCTTGCACAGCTGCAAGGGCCACGGGGTCAGAGCTGAGGGAGACCAGTTGGGCTTTCCCTCCCGCTGCCGCTGCCCACACTTCTCAGGCTGGGCAAGCACGCAGGCCAGGCGAGAGGCTGACCCGTGCCACACCTGTGAAGCGCTGGGAGCACAGGCACCCACAAAGTCCCTGGGGCAGGTGGCACGAGGACGGCCTCCTACTGGCCTTGGTCCAGCATCGCTGGGCCATGTTCCCAACACCTCGGTTTGGACGGGCCGGGTCCAGGCTGAGGGGCAGGATGCGGGAGCTGGGCCCAGGTCACGACCCAGGTGGCTTCAGGGCAGCAGCTGCTCTGAAGTCAGGAGGCCTGGCTGGGGCCCCACAGCAGCCAGGACCAGGACGGGGCACCGTGGGCCCTGAGGACCGGCAGGACCAGGGgagcagggcagggccaggccagaGGGGCCCTGAATTCCAAGAGCAGCCCCAAGAGCCAACACCTGGCAGCACCCAGAGGGGCGCTGAGTCCTGCCTGATAGGGAAGCGAGGACAGGACAGGGGCCACCACGGAGGATCCCGCCAGAACGGGCGGCGTCAGCCATGGGCTTGGAAGGACTGCTGTGTGAAGCGCCCTTCACACAGCAGGGGTCGTGATGTGAAGGGCACGGGTCATCatggaggggggtgggggcatGGCCCAACCCAGGCAGCTCAGATGCAGAGGAATCACAGGCCCAAGGGCGCAAAGCAAAGCTCGGACCCTCCGGGAGGTGCTTCACGAACCGGGGGTGGCGGCATGTGGGGCAACACTCAGCACAAACCAAAAGGAAAATCCGGCAGAATTAAAAGGTGAAGCTGAGGCATAAAAGGACACGGCAAGCAGGGAGGAGGCCCGCGCAGACAGGAGAAGCCGCTGCCCACAGGCGGTGGATCCCGCCAGCGCCAGGAGTCCGCCAGGCACAGGAAGGCAGGCGCCCGCAGGGAGGGGGAGACTGGCCGAGGCCTCACTCCAGGGACAGCCAGGAACACGGGACCGCGGCAGAAATCGAGGAAATGCAAACCCGGCAACAAGCTCTTCCGTCTATCAGATGGGCAGAAACTCAACAGCGCCTCACGGGTGCTGGCCCGAGGAGCTGGAAGCAGCCTCACGCTGCAGGGGGTCACGGCAGGAAGCCACCGGCAGCAGCGTTTCCCCCAGGGACGAGCTGGTGACCCCGGAGACCCCTGGAGCAGGGGAGGGCAGGCCCTCTGTGGTTTGAGGTCCTGGGTGCAAGTTGGGCAGCACCAGCCTGAATCTGTGTGGGAGGGCCACAGACCCGCCGGGCTCTTCCCAGACAggcctctgccttcctctggTCACGTCCAACGCCTGGTGGGTGGCTTAATTTCTGCAACCTACTGTTTAATCGGTTACCGAGTGAGCTAAGAGGGCAGGTGGGGGGAGCTCATGACAGGTTTTCCTTCTTGTTATTTTCACGGAGCTTCCCACTCACTCCTACGTCATCTCCGCAGTGGAAGACGGCCCCTCGCAGAACAGAGTGGTGTCCAGGGAACCGGCCAATCAGCGAGCGAGGGATGTGCCAGACCGGCTGCTCGAGGGAGGCAAGCCCCCACCCCGGACTCACCCGGGAAGTGACCCCTCTGGCTGCAGTGCTGGCCGTGCGGTcagacagtcacacacacacagctttgaGCCTGTGCACGCGGCCGAGGCACCCCGCTGTGTCCATTTTCCAAGAGGGCTACCTTGAGGGGACAGGCCTCATCTGCACGGCAACTCCATGTGACTTAATTCTGGGGTCGGTGAGGGGTTGGGGCCGAGCTCTGGGCCAGGGAGAGGCAGGGGTTCCCTGAAGAAATCAAGTGGGAAATCCCGGTGGGACCCAACGGGGGCCAGCGACAGTGACAGGGGGTGTGGAGGCCGGCGGCCACCCTGGAGGGGACAGACAGGGCTGGCGGGCCGGGGCCAGGCTCTGGGGCGGCGGGCGGCCCTCAGGCAGGACGAGCAGGGGTGGTGACCACAGCCCTGACCGTGAGCTTCATCAACCAACGGCCTCTGCGCCCTTctgatttgttttactttatggAGACAGAAACCGGGAGGGACACTAGCTGCCTGTTGCTGCTTCTACGCCACGTTTGACCCCAGAGACCCGCCGGGTATAAGCTTATTAGTCAGGTTCCAATGAGATCCTTTGTCCTTGTTCTGAGCAAAAGTCAAATCCCTTCCGTAATCCCTTTGGGCAAACAGGTCTCTGCTGGAAGCAAGGGCCCAGCGGGCGGGCGGGGGCCCCCTTGAGCTCTCCCCTCAGAGGCCCACGGCAGGCATGGACCCCTCTGCCGGACCCGCCGTCCCTCTAACCGCGGGGACCTGGCAGCCGCCAGCGCCCGCAGCCCGAGCAGCCCCCGCACTCCAGCCCGGCCCGCCCACACGCGCGCCCACGTGCCTGCTTCTGCGTGAAGTTCTTGTCGGGGCCCAGGAGGTAGGGCGTGATGAAGCTCTCCCCGGGCCGCATCTGGGACATGAAGCCGTAGAAGCAGAGGCAGAACGCCAGGCTCCACCAGGACTGCAGCTTGTGGCCCGGCCTGGGATCCGCCGGCACCTGCTTCTCCACCTCCAGGCCGGAGAGCGCCATACTGCCCAGGCCCCCGACGGCCCTGCAGGAGACCGAAGGGGACGCTGTACCTGGGAAGGAGAGCCAGAGTCAGGGCGGCTCAGCAGACAGCTCGCAGCCGTCTCCCGCCTCCGGAAACTTGGCTGCAAAGGGCTCCTCCCCCCGTCATTCAATCGGGCTCTATCTCACACGGTGGagaggccccagccccagccccagccccagccccagccccagtcccAGCCCCGTGGTCCAACCTGGAGCTTGTGGCGATCCAGGAGCCAGGCCACGCTGTCACcacttctgggggctccagggctGCAGCTCCCATAGAGTGGCTGCCAACCACGTGGGGCCCACAAATGTTAAGCAACGAAAACTAAATGCAATTTAAGAGCCAGGTCCCCGGGGACACTGGGCTCCTCTCACGCGCTCACGGCGCCGGCTGCGATTGCTGCGCCGCGTGCACCTCCCCCGCAAGGTCTGACCGCCTGCTTCTCACGGTGCCACAGCACCTGGCGTGTCCAAGTGCCAGACCCAGAGGAGGAGCAGTCCCGCCCGCGATGGCCCAGAGGACGTGGCAGACGAGGACCTGCCAGGCCAGCCACACACCAGACCACAGTACAGGGGTCAGTGACGGGGGCAGAGAACCCCCAGGGGCCACCGAGGGCAGAGTAAGACTTCACCCCAGTACCGTGATTTCAGCACAGGCCTGGGCCTCGCTCAGCAAGGGGAACTACCACAGTCAGATGCGCCCGGCTGTTCTTCTTTCCtcctgtgtttatttctgggactGCGGGAAAATGGGGGGCTGCTGTGTGACAGCAGTAAACCCCCTGAAGAAGCTGCGGCTGGCAGGTTTGTTTGTGAAGCTACAATGAGGGGCAGGGTAGGGGTGAGGGGGGCAACAGTGGCCCAGGAGTTACAGGGTCCTAGGTCCCAACGTTCTCGAGGGCCAAGCGAAACACCAGCTAGGACGGGGGCTGGAAGCCGGCCCCTCCCCCCGGCACCCCTCCCCCTGGGAGGTGTGGCCCACCAAGAGCACACAGGCCAAATGGCTCCAGCAGAAAGACTCTGATGTTTGGGGCGGGGGGTGCACACATGGCCCCCCACTCCAGCCCCAGGAGTCCGCCAAGTTCACTCTCCCACTCCCGGGGCGCTGCCCCCTGGGTGCCAGAAAAATGCACACTCGCAGCCAGCTAAGCACCCAGCGTGGGGTGAACAGCCAAGAATTTACAAAGCCCAGGGTCCCCAGGAGTGGGCCCCCACCTTCCCTGTCCCCCAGGGGCTTGGGGGCCCCTGCTCCTGGCCCCCCTGTTCTGAAGGAGATGACAGAGGCTTCCTTACCTGGCGTCCCCCGAATCCCGGGGCGGAAGTCTCAGACACCAGAACCCAGCAAGCTCACCAGCTTCTTCTTTCTACTTCCTGGACTCCCATGGCTTCTGAAACCCCAAGGCGGTGCTTCTGAGACTCCAGTGAGAGCCTGTCAGAAGTTTGTCTGAAGGTCTCGGACACACCCCAGGACTCTGCACCCTGACACGGGCCCCGGACATGCCCAAGCAGGTGACCGAGCTCGCAGCGAGCTGCTGCCTCGGGATTTCCCGCTGGTCACCGGTAAGAGCTCCGCCTCCAGTATCTCGGGCCAACACCACAGTCCCGCCTCCACCGACACGCAGATGGGCCCCAGGGCCCCGGCGCCCAGCCCTGAGGGTCCCAGGAGTCCTCCAGGGTTACAACACAGTGGTGGACCACCGCCGTCCCCAGAAGCAAGGACATGCAAGGGTCCACACCCTGCAATGGCCAGGGAGCTGGTGGGGGGCGGGTAGGGGGCAGTGTCTGCTGACACCCGGGGAGCAGGGCTGAAGGGACGGGGTTTACATGGGGTCTCAGGGAGTGTCCCACGAGCtgcgccccctccctcccagccccacccctaccATCTGGGGACGCTGTGCTCAGTGCTGGAGTCCCTCACCTTCCTCCTGAGTTACGGGACagctggaaggaaggaggggcctCCCCCCAGCCAGCAGGGAGAAACCCAGGCCTCCTCTGCTCTTGGATCACAGGAAGCAAAGGGCCAAGGGCTCACGTTGGGCTCACGTGCGCACTGTCTCGCCTCTGGGCTGCAGCCCATTGGCTGGCGGGTCTTCCAGGCTGCACGGGGAGCCTTTTACCTGCTGTCTCCAAAAACATCTGCTCAAGGAGCCCCTGAGCCTCAGGCCTGCCACCCAGCAGGGGTGGCCGAAGGAAGGCAGCCTTCTCACCGGGGCTGGGAAGGGCCGTCACGCGCGCCAGAAAGAGGGCCTCCAACTACCTCTGTGCTTCTCACTCAGCCCGGGTGCCAGGGACCCGCTCTCCAAGGACGCGAGTGAAGATGCCCACCCTGGACAAAGGCAGCCGCCTATCCTAGGAAACCTCTACCGCCCCGTGGCGGCCCAGTGACCCCTGGAGCCCGGCCTCCCCCTGCCCCGTGCCAGGGAAGCAGAAACAGCAGTGAGGATGCCGAGACGCACAGAAGGTACCAGACCCTGCAGGGCTCCCTTCAGAAATGGCCACTTTCATTCCTGCTTGACGTTTTTTCCTGAGCGTTGCTTTAAAATCTGTCCCTTCCACCCACATAAGGCGCTCCTCCAACTTCTTGTGGGGGGCACAGTCCTGGGCCTGCCCTTCACCAGCACCCCTGGCTCCCCACGGTGAGAAGGCCCCTGCAGGGGCACCCAGGGCAGAACTGCGGGGAGGGGGCCGCAAGGCAGCGCTGACCTCTGTCACCCGTCACAGGCGGAAATGCCCCTACAGGCCTCACTGAAGAGAGAAGGGCCAGGCCTCAAGGAGCCGGCACTGCGGCCGCTGCGGGACCACCACCCGGGGCCGTGATCGGTGGCACTGATCCGAACTAAAGGGACACCCGCCACACCAGGCCGGGCCCACTTTGGAAGGTGCGTTCCCTCCCACACTTGGCTCCGCACCACCGGACGCGCTTCCCAAAGCTTCCAAAACAGGCGGAGGGCTGCCAGCTCATGGGCCCGTGGCTGGACTGCAGGGTCACGGGGAGTTGCTTGGCCCCATCCCGGGAGCACGGGCTGCCACACAGGAGCAGCAGGGCCCCAGGGAGGAGAGGCCACCTGTACTGGGGCCTGGGATGGGGGTGCGGAGGAAAGGGCGGACGCCGAGCCGGGTTCTTCCCTAGCGAGGTTGGGCCCCCAGCAGGGAGCTCCGAGGACTACGGCTCTGGCACCGTGGGCAGCCTGGGAGGCAGCTGCTGCTTCTAGATGCATTCCGGAGTTCTGAGCTGGCCCAGATTCCAACCTGTATTCTGAGACCTGCGGCCGGGGATCCCCACATGGCGAGGAACCCCATGAACACACGTGTGTGCCTGGCGGATACCTGGACACTCAGGACAAGTGTTTCGGATAGGACCCGGGGGATAGCTTTCCTCCCGCAGACGTGTAGAGCGTCCCACTGCTCTGGACCGTCTCCAGCGCTGGCCTCCAACAGCGCCAGGAGCTGCTCCAAGGGGAAGTTGTTCACAACTACAGACTCCGGGTGCAGGAAACAACAGTGCCTTGGCTGGAGACCAGAAGCGCACCGGGGGCTTCTCCACAGGCCCGCGCGGAGACCGAACGTGACAGACGCTTGGAGCGTGCGCCTAGGTTCCCACATGGGGCGAGACTGCACGTGGGACTCACCGCCCCTTCACTCAGCGCCAGCGCCCCCGCGCCCAGCCCGCGCCAGGGGCCCGTGCCCCCTGTGCTCTCCCCGGGCCCCAAAGCCCCCGGCCCCCGTCCACCCGACACTCGGAGCGCGTGCACCCCCGCGCTCCTCCCGCAGCCCCCGGTCCTCGGCCCCGGAGCTCCTGCAGACAGGGGAGCCCCGCTACCTGAGCGCTCGCGGCCTCCGCTGCTTGGCGCTAGAAGGGACCACACTGCCCACAATGCCCCGCGGCGGCGCGCTTccgggaggctgggggagggggcgcacCTGGTCCCGCCCCCGCCGCACGTCAACGCCGACAgcagttgcacggtctctgacgCGCGCCCCACCGTGGCACCCGAGGTCCCCGCGGGACGGGCGCAGCAGCCCCGCGCGCACGCCCCGCGCCCTGGGACtcagtccccaccccagcccaccgcGTCGCCGCCCCCGATCATGCGCCCCTGGCCGCCCAGCGCGGGCGACTCCCCGTGCGTCCACACGCCCGGCCGCACCCTCCGGAGCCCCCTCCCGAGCTCCTCGCGCGCCCCAGGCGCCTACCCCCTCAGCGCCTGGCTCTGGTCATACTGATCACAGCTCGGGGTTGTGCTGGAGGCCTCCGGGAACGGACCTGGACAGAGACGCGTCCCCCCGCGCCCCGCAAGCTGTGACCGCCCCTCGACGAGTGCAGACCCCCTGAATTATGCACAGCCTGTCCCGCCGCCACCCTGTGCCTTTTCTTTTCGGTTCATCCATTCTGAGATGCTCCTTTCTTAGCCAGCCCGCAAACTCAAGCCAGGGGCGTGGGTCCCTGAGCCAGGCAGGACAGGACTGTGGCGTTGGAAggggccccctccccccacgcAGGCGTCTGTGCGGATCACCCTGACCCACGCTCGCTCTGGTGGTTGACTGGGAACTCCAACAaggcacaggctcagccttcccgAGGGACGAAGCGTAAATTGGGAGATGGGCACAAAGACAAAGGGATGGACCAGAGGTCTGTTTGGACCTAGCAGAAGGTCCCCTGGAGGGATCCCAGGAAGGGAACAGGCCAATGTCTCTCCCCGCTCCTCATGG encodes the following:
- the SLC19A1 gene encoding reduced folate transporter isoform X1, which translates into the protein MGAAALEPPEVVTAWPGSWIATSSRAVGGLGSMALSGLEVEKQVPADPRPGHKLQSWWSLAFCLCFYGFMSQMRPGESFITPYLLGPDKNFTQKQVTNEITPVLSYSYLAVLVPVFLLTDYLRYKPVLLLQGLSYVSVWLLLLFGSSVLHMQFMEFFFSITMAARIAYSSYIFSLVPPACYQRMAGYSRASVLLGVFTSSVLGQLLVTVGRIPFSTLNYISLAFLAFSLVLTLFLKRPKRSLFFNRGAPACAGASPSELDRMNLGQVQPTGGKPGQLLASWRDSALAHMLRELGHTARLPQLRLWSLWWVFNSAGYYLIVYYVHILWNVVNPTTDTTRVYNGGADAASTLLGAITSFAAGFVRIRWALWAKLIIAVVTVLQAGLIFLMYKTSNIWLCYSAFVLFRGSHQLLVPIATFQIASSLSQELRALVFGVNTFLATVLKTIITLVVSDKRGLGLPVHSQFLIYFVYFLVLFVAYVLAALLSGLRHFRQGRHQPLPPAQELMSPVQEQAVQDRPAPEDGVWAVGEQPEAKA
- the SLC19A1 gene encoding reduced folate transporter isoform X2, with product MALSGLEVEKQVPADPRPGHKLQSWWSLAFCLCFYGFMSQMRPGESFITPYLLGPDKNFTQKQVTNEITPVLSYSYLAVLVPVFLLTDYLRYKPVLLLQGLSYVSVWLLLLFGSSVLHMQFMEFFFSITMAARIAYSSYIFSLVPPACYQRMAGYSRASVLLGVFTSSVLGQLLVTVGRIPFSTLNYISLAFLAFSLVLTLFLKRPKRSLFFNRGAPACAGASPSELDRMNLGQVQPTGGKPGQLLASWRDSALAHMLRELGHTARLPQLRLWSLWWVFNSAGYYLIVYYVHILWNVVNPTTDTTRVYNGGADAASTLLGAITSFAAGFVRIRWALWAKLIIAVVTVLQAGLIFLMYKTSNIWLCYSAFVLFRGSHQLLVPIATFQIASSLSQELRALVFGVNTFLATVLKTIITLVVSDKRGLGLPVHSQFLIYFVYFLVLFVAYVLAALLSGLRHFRQGRHQPLPPAQELMSPVQEQAVQDRPAPEDGVWAVGEQPEAKA